A genomic segment from Oscillospiraceae bacterium encodes:
- a CDS encoding ComEC family competence protein — protein sequence MKAPMVLGGISCFVLLIILNFLENAAVTTVALFFLLGLFIILISFKKYIKSFLIFITACICCICCCFSFAVKQGFQYLPFEKLQDTKTEITGTVCSVPEEYDGYASYEIMTQYKGVKGKIKIYDYSEKTPSLNQSIKARVSFSQNEGKYRLDDKSKGIYARGTIYEYTLLKENADKSIYYYSARLRQHIKKSVEKYVDGKQKGIALSVSTGDKSMLGVVEENAFICTSLAHMNAVSGTHFVYITGFLFFVCCLIGFNPKITSILTVITGIFICFAANFTPSVIRAFIICAISALAVFFRREPFSINSLCLAVVIILMTNPFAAAGLSFTLSVLACFGMFACFSPLSNFVHAKLGYENKYILAIADMLCACISAILFTLPVSACNFGYISFTGLIANPLVVPFAAFLPVLVFCMSLLSFLPPVAFAFGFLVKCLCQYIFAVISILSRLEWGYLYADKPYIYIVAVSLIVLLMLCYLLKLKKLRKTGTLLISTFLCVCFVSNYYMVDFKSAVQNKAEITKIEGANSTVIAKGNAAVIVDGGGENAWEKITLQLENSGINKLKAIVISDIKSESYNALEGIIRYNRPEILVVPASEQPYPKKLEDLIILSISLGTDVIKADRDISLKALDGIKTDIFAKKTSKNSYSLLLTVESREKSLMISP from the coding sequence TTGAAAGCGCCTATGGTTTTAGGCGGGATTTCCTGCTTTGTGTTACTTATAATATTGAATTTTTTGGAAAATGCGGCAGTTACAACGGTCGCACTTTTCTTTTTATTAGGGCTTTTTATAATTTTAATTTCCTTTAAAAAATATATAAAAAGCTTTTTAATTTTTATAACAGCGTGCATCTGCTGTATTTGCTGTTGCTTTTCCTTTGCAGTAAAGCAAGGCTTTCAATATCTCCCCTTTGAAAAACTGCAGGATACAAAAACCGAAATAACAGGTACTGTTTGTTCTGTGCCCGAGGAATACGACGGATATGCAAGCTATGAAATAATGACGCAATATAAAGGTGTAAAAGGAAAAATAAAAATTTATGATTATTCCGAAAAGACACCCTCACTCAATCAAAGCATAAAAGCAAGGGTAAGCTTTTCTCAAAACGAGGGGAAATACCGTCTTGACGATAAATCAAAAGGGATTTACGCAAGAGGTACAATATACGAGTACACTCTTTTAAAGGAAAATGCCGATAAAAGCATTTATTATTACAGCGCACGGCTTCGTCAGCATATAAAGAAAAGCGTTGAAAAATATGTAGACGGTAAGCAAAAAGGGATTGCGCTGTCAGTCAGCACGGGAGATAAATCAATGCTTGGCGTTGTTGAGGAAAACGCCTTTATCTGCACAAGCCTTGCCCATATGAACGCTGTTTCGGGAACGCATTTTGTATATATTACAGGCTTTTTATTTTTCGTATGCTGTTTGATAGGCTTTAATCCGAAAATTACGTCAATATTGACGGTGATTACGGGAATATTCATCTGCTTTGCGGCAAATTTTACCCCTTCGGTAATACGTGCTTTTATTATTTGTGCTATATCGGCTTTAGCTGTATTTTTCAGAAGAGAGCCATTTTCCATAAACAGTCTTTGCCTTGCGGTAGTTATTATACTTATGACAAATCCTTTTGCCGCCGCAGGCTTAAGCTTTACTCTTTCTGTCCTTGCCTGCTTTGGTATGTTTGCTTGCTTTTCCCCCTTAAGCAATTTTGTGCACGCAAAGCTTGGATATGAAAATAAATATATCCTTGCAATAGCAGATATGCTTTGCGCCTGTATATCTGCAATACTTTTTACCCTTCCTGTATCTGCCTGTAATTTTGGATATATATCCTTTACGGGACTTATCGCAAATCCGTTAGTTGTGCCATTTGCGGCATTTTTGCCGGTGCTTGTGTTCTGTATGTCCCTGCTCAGCTTTTTACCGCCTGTCGCTTTTGCTTTTGGATTTTTGGTAAAATGTCTTTGTCAGTATATTTTTGCCGTTATAAGCATACTTTCAAGGCTTGAATGGGGTTATTTATACGCAGACAAGCCCTATATCTACATTGTAGCGGTATCGTTGATTGTTCTTTTAATGCTTTGCTATCTTTTAAAGCTTAAAAAGCTTCGCAAGACAGGGACACTTTTGATATCAACCTTTCTTTGTGTCTGCTTTGTCAGCAATTATTATATGGTAGATTTTAAATCTGCCGTACAGAACAAAGCGGAAATTACAAAAATTGAAGGTGCAAACAGCACTGTTATAGCTAAAGGCAATGCTGCCGTTATTGTTGACGGCGGCGGAGAAAATGCCTGGGAGAAAATAACGCTTCAGCTTGAAAATTCAGGTATAAATAAGCTTAAGGCTATTGTAATATCCGATATAAAATCGGAAAGCTATAATGCCCTTGAAGGAATTATACGCTATAACAGACCCGAAATTCTGGTTGTACCCGCATCAGAACAGCCCTATCCCAAAAAGCTTGAGGATTTAATAATTCTCAGCATTTCTTTGGGTACAGATGTAATTAAAGCCGACAGAGATATTTCTCTGAAGGCTTTGGACGGTATAAAGACAGATATTTTTGCAAAAAAGACCTCGAAAAACAGCTACAGTCTATTACTTACAGTTGAAAGTCGGGAAAAAAGTCTTATGATTTCACCGTAA
- a CDS encoding phosphodiesterase translates to MKLMFASDIHGSYFYGKRVIDIYKEEKAERLILLGDILYHGPRNELPKGHDPKSLTVLLNEYKNEILCVRGNCDAEVDQMVLEFPITADYLTLFEGGRTFYITHGHLFDEQKPMPHKAGDVFIYGHIHIPVARKTDDFYAFNPGSVSLPKENSKNSYMIYENGTFTIKDLEGNTVKELTL, encoded by the coding sequence GCTTCGGATATTCACGGCTCTTATTTTTACGGAAAAAGGGTAATTGATATTTACAAAGAGGAAAAGGCAGAGCGTCTTATCCTTTTGGGAGATATTCTTTATCACGGACCGAGAAACGAGCTTCCAAAGGGACACGACCCGAAAAGCCTTACTGTCCTTTTAAACGAATATAAAAATGAGATTTTATGTGTAAGAGGAAACTGCGACGCAGAGGTTGACCAAATGGTGCTTGAGTTTCCCATAACGGCGGATTATCTGACGCTTTTTGAGGGTGGAAGGACCTTTTATATAACTCACGGCCATCTTTTTGATGAGCAAAAGCCTATGCCTCATAAGGCAGGGGATGTATTTATTTACGGTCATATTCATATCCCCGTTGCAAGAAAAACAGACGATTTTTACGCCTTTAATCCCGGCTCTGTTTCCTTGCCTAAGGAAAACAGCAAAAACAGCTATATGATTTACGAAAACGGCACCTTTACAATAAAGGATTTAGAGGGAAATACCGTAAAAGAATTAACTTTATAG
- a CDS encoding glycosyltransferase family 2 protein, with protein MPKISLIVPCYNEEKALPFFYEEVCSLAQKMDYVEFEFLFVDDGSKDKTVEVIEELYKKDRRVKYLSFSRNFGKEAAIYAGLSHSEGDYVAILDADLQDPPALIEEMYRYIVEEGYDSVATRRVSRKGEPPIRSFFARLFYKIINKISKADIVDGARDFRLMTRQMTDAILSMQEYNRFSKGIFGWVGFKTKWLEYVNVERVAGETKWSFWKLFIYSVEGITAFSTMPLAISSIIGVLMCLISFVAIIVIIVRHFLGAMAAYGWASMICITFFLSGIQLFCVGILGQYLSKTYLETKKRPIYIIKENKNNKENENESD; from the coding sequence ATGCCTAAAATATCTTTGATTGTTCCTTGCTATAACGAAGAAAAAGCGCTTCCTTTCTTTTATGAGGAGGTGTGCTCTCTTGCGCAAAAAATGGACTATGTTGAATTTGAGTTTCTTTTTGTGGATGACGGCTCAAAGGATAAAACGGTAGAGGTAATTGAAGAGCTTTATAAAAAGGACCGTCGGGTAAAATATCTTTCCTTTTCAAGAAATTTCGGCAAAGAAGCGGCAATTTATGCAGGTCTTTCTCACAGTGAGGGTGATTACGTTGCTATTTTGGATGCGGATTTGCAGGACCCCCCTGCGCTTATAGAGGAAATGTACCGATATATTGTTGAGGAGGGCTATGACAGCGTTGCCACAAGGCGTGTGTCAAGAAAGGGAGAGCCGCCAATCCGTTCGTTTTTTGCAAGGCTTTTCTATAAAATTATCAACAAAATTTCAAAGGCTGATATTGTTGACGGCGCAAGAGATTTCCGTCTTATGACCCGTCAGATGACAGATGCAATACTGTCTATGCAGGAATACAACCGATTTTCAAAGGGTATATTCGGTTGGGTCGGCTTTAAAACAAAATGGCTTGAATATGTAAATGTAGAGCGTGTTGCAGGGGAAACAAAATGGTCCTTCTGGAAGCTGTTTATCTATTCCGTTGAGGGAATAACCGCCTTTTCAACTATGCCTCTTGCCATTTCTTCAATAATAGGCGTGCTTATGTGCCTTATTTCCTTTGTTGCAATAATCGTTATAATTGTCCGTCATTTTTTAGGCGCTATGGCGGCATACGGCTGGGCATCTATGATTTGTATAACCTTCTTTTTAAGCGGTATACAGCTTTTCTGTGTGGGTATTTTGGGACAGTATCTTTCAAAAACCTATCTTGAAACCAAGAAAAGACCTATTTATATAATAAAAGAAAACAAAAATAACAAGGAGAATGAAAATGAGTCAGATTAA
- the secF gene encoding protein translocase subunit SecF encodes MIGFYKNRFKGFIISAAIMLIGIVCIFINGIKVDITFVGGSISKYSFEGTVDSAKAASVAKEAVGDREVSVQITKNENTGDKLVFNISGKKGLSSEQQKAITDGLQKAFPDNKIELSESNNVEAFIGAKFLRNSSIAIIAAALLIVLYICFRFRKISSVSLGVFAIVALLHDCLLVFFTFVIFRIPLNDAFIAVILTIVGYSINDTVIVYDRIRENSKLMNRSTPVEELVDTSVNQCLSRSINTSITTFVAILIILIFALINGITSIVNFALPMMVGIVSGCYSTLFIAAPLWAMWQKRKKNKRA; translated from the coding sequence ATGATAGGATTTTACAAAAACAGATTTAAAGGCTTTATTATATCTGCAGCTATTATGCTTATAGGTATAGTTTGTATTTTCATTAACGGCATTAAGGTTGATATAACCTTCGTGGGCGGTTCTATTTCAAAGTATTCCTTTGAAGGCACTGTTGATTCTGCTAAAGCCGCTTCCGTAGCTAAGGAAGCTGTTGGGGACAGAGAGGTTTCCGTTCAGATTACAAAAAATGAAAATACAGGCGATAAGCTGGTATTCAACATTTCAGGCAAAAAAGGTCTTTCCTCAGAACAGCAGAAGGCTATAACAGATGGCTTGCAAAAAGCTTTCCCCGACAATAAAATTGAGCTTAGTGAGTCAAACAACGTTGAAGCATTTATCGGTGCTAAGTTCCTGAGAAACTCGTCAATCGCTATTATTGCAGCGGCGCTTCTTATAGTTCTTTACATCTGCTTCCGTTTCAGAAAAATATCAAGCGTTTCTCTTGGCGTATTTGCTATTGTAGCGCTTCTCCACGACTGCTTGCTTGTTTTCTTCACCTTCGTTATTTTCAGAATTCCCCTTAACGATGCGTTTATTGCGGTTATCCTTACAATTGTAGGTTATTCTATCAACGATACCGTTATTGTATATGACCGTATCAGAGAAAACTCCAAGCTTATGAATAGAAGCACTCCTGTTGAAGAGCTTGTGGATACAAGTGTTAACCAGTGTTTAAGCCGTTCAATAAATACATCAATAACAACCTTTGTTGCTATTTTAATCATTTTGATTTTTGCTCTAATCAACGGTATAACCTCTATAGTTAATTTCGCATTACCTATGATGGTAGGTATCGTTTCAGGCTGTTATTCTACATTGTTTATTGCTGCTCCTTTATGGGCTATGTGGCAAAAACGCAAGAAAAATAAAAGAGCGTAA
- a CDS encoding helix-turn-helix transcriptional regulator — protein sequence MKQKRGIDVEYYKRIRDIRIKNNETQQQLADLLETTQQAYLKYEKGINEMPISRIIKLCKHYNLSADYILGLTDQPKPLK from the coding sequence ATTAAACAGAAAAGAGGGATCGATGTGGAATATTATAAAAGAATAAGAGACATCAGAATTAAGAATAATGAAACTCAACAACAACTTGCCGATTTATTAGAAACGACTCAACAAGCCTATTTAAAATATGAAAAGGGCATAAATGAAATGCCAATCAGTAGAATCATAAAATTATGCAAACATTATAATTTGTCTGCTGATTATATTTTAGGTCTCACTGACCAACCAAAACCTTTAAAATAA
- the secD gene encoding protein translocase subunit SecD encodes MGKPVFFIVAIVVVALCYVSAFGVQTFIGDSEIIIKSAKDMRLGIDINGGVEAYFQPADESINPTEEELESIRAILVTRMDSKNIADREITVDKESGTVLVRFPWKSNLSSTNPEKAIEELGETAKLTFVDPDGKVVVEGKNVVDAYPTTDSGKYFVALEFDEAGATAFSNSTKTLSNTSLSDEKRIISIKMDDQVISAPIVNAHITDGKAVIEGMASAQEAKELAAKIKAGALPFDIETRSFSTISPILGNDALMTMLWAGLVSFILIALFMIFYYRLPGFVACFGLAAQAAIQILILAITQYTLTLPGIAGIILTIGMGVDTNVIICERIKEEIKSGKTMGTAIDIGYKKAYSAIVDANITTLIVAVLLYFFGSGAMKSFGFTLGVGVALNFITGVTLSHVMVSSITRFSAFKKRFFFGVKKEDAAQ; translated from the coding sequence ATGGGAAAACCCGTGTTTTTCATTGTCGCAATAGTGGTTGTAGCGCTGTGCTATGTATCGGCATTCGGCGTGCAGACCTTTATCGGCGACAGTGAAATCATTATCAAAAGCGCAAAGGATATGCGTTTGGGTATTGACATTAACGGCGGTGTAGAAGCTTACTTCCAGCCTGCTGACGAGTCAATTAACCCAACAGAAGAGGAATTGGAAAGTATAAGAGCTATTCTTGTAACGAGAATGGACTCTAAAAACATTGCTGACAGAGAGATTACTGTTGACAAGGAAAGCGGAACAGTTCTTGTTCGTTTCCCCTGGAAATCAAATCTTTCTTCTACCAATCCCGAAAAGGCAATTGAGGAGCTGGGCGAAACAGCTAAGCTTACCTTCGTTGACCCTGACGGAAAGGTTGTAGTAGAGGGTAAAAACGTTGTAGATGCTTATCCCACAACTGACAGCGGAAAATATTTCGTTGCCCTTGAGTTTGATGAAGCAGGAGCAACCGCTTTTTCAAATAGCACAAAAACCCTTAGCAATACATCCTTAAGTGACGAAAAGAGAATAATCTCTATTAAGATGGACGACCAGGTTATTTCAGCTCCCATAGTTAATGCTCATATTACTGACGGTAAAGCTGTTATCGAGGGTATGGCTTCTGCGCAGGAAGCAAAAGAGCTTGCAGCTAAAATTAAGGCGGGTGCGCTTCCCTTTGATATTGAAACCCGTTCCTTCAGCACAATCTCTCCTATACTTGGTAACGATGCTCTTATGACTATGCTTTGGGCAGGTCTTGTTTCCTTTATTCTTATAGCTTTGTTTATGATTTTCTATTACAGATTGCCCGGCTTTGTTGCTTGCTTCGGCCTTGCAGCACAGGCAGCTATTCAGATTTTAATTCTTGCGATTACTCAGTATACTCTTACATTACCCGGTATCGCAGGTATTATTCTTACAATAGGTATGGGCGTTGATACAAACGTTATTATATGCGAAAGAATAAAAGAAGAAATCAAGTCCGGAAAAACAATGGGTACAGCTATTGATATCGGCTACAAGAAGGCGTACAGCGCTATTGTAGACGCAAACATTACAACTCTTATTGTTGCCGTTCTTCTCTATTTCTTCGGTTCAGGTGCTATGAAATCCTTTGGATTTACCCTCGGAGTAGGTGTTGCGCTTAACTTTATCACAGGCGTTACTCTTTCTCACGTTATGGTATCTTCAATCACCCGTTTCTCAGCATTCAAAAAACGTTTCTTCTTCGGCGTTAAAAAGGAGGATGCTGCACAATGA
- the rnhA gene encoding ribonuclease HI — protein MKHVDIYTDGACSGNPGPGGWGAILVYGDIEKELSGGDEQTTNNRMELTGAIEALAALKEPCEVILCTDSKYLADSINLGWVYNWQKKGWKKSANEPTPNSDLWKQLLALLKKHKVEIVWVKGHAGHKYNERCDAMAVSQYQKYL, from the coding sequence ATGAAGCACGTCGATATTTATACCGACGGCGCTTGCTCGGGAAATCCCGGTCCGGGCGGCTGGGGAGCTATCCTTGTTTACGGGGATATAGAAAAAGAGCTGTCCGGCGGAGATGAGCAGACCACAAATAACCGTATGGAATTAACCGGCGCTATTGAAGCTTTGGCGGCACTTAAAGAGCCTTGCGAGGTTATTCTTTGTACCGACTCCAAATATCTTGCTGACTCAATAAATTTAGGCTGGGTATATAATTGGCAGAAAAAAGGCTGGAAAAAGAGTGCCAATGAGCCCACTCCCAACAGTGATTTATGGAAACAGCTTCTTGCGCTTTTGAAAAAGCACAAGGTTGAAATAGTGTGGGTAAAAGGGCACGCAGGGCATAAATATAACGAGCGTTGCGATGCTATGGCTGTAAGCCAATATCAGAAATACTTATAA
- the nifU gene encoding Fe-S cluster assembly scaffold protein NifU, with translation MGKGRKEGKLMYSNKVMDHFSNPRNVGELADANAVGEVGNAKCGDIMKMYLKIENDVIVDVKFKTFGCGAAVATSSMATELIKGKTVKEAMELTNSAVVEALDGLPPAKIHCSVLAEEAIKSALADYYKKQGIDPVPIVGCSGCCQDCHGHHE, from the coding sequence ATGGGAAAAGGTAGAAAAGAGGGAAAACTAATGTATTCGAATAAGGTTATGGACCATTTTTCAAATCCGAGAAACGTTGGCGAGCTTGCCGATGCCAATGCTGTCGGCGAGGTAGGAAACGCTAAATGCGGAGATATAATGAAAATGTATCTTAAAATAGAAAACGATGTTATTGTTGATGTTAAGTTTAAAACCTTCGGCTGCGGCGCCGCAGTTGCAACATCGTCAATGGCAACAGAGCTTATTAAGGGAAAAACCGTAAAAGAGGCTATGGAGCTCACAAATTCTGCGGTAGTAGAAGCTCTTGACGGACTTCCCCCTGCAAAAATCCACTGCTCTGTACTTGCGGAAGAGGCAATTAAATCAGCCCTTGCCGATTACTATAAGAAGCAGGGAATTGACCCTGTACCGATAGTAGGCTGTTCGGGCTGTTGTCAGGATTGCCACGGACATCACGAATAA
- a CDS encoding aminoacyl-tRNA hydrolase translates to MSFLLFKNNIEWLIVCLGNPGEKYTFTRHNAGFLTADYISQKENISINKLKFKALCGEMKIGNTRALIMKPQTFMNLSGEAVSAAASFYKIPPEKVLVVFDDVELDVGKMRIRRNGSAGGHNGIKSIILNLNSDNFPRVKIGVGKKPSPEYDLANWVLGKIPKADQKALYEVIEKSADAVKLIVEGDISGAMNKFN, encoded by the coding sequence ATGAGTTTTTTGCTTTTTAAAAATAACATAGAATGGCTTATAGTTTGCCTTGGAAATCCGGGGGAAAAATACACCTTTACCCGTCATAATGCTGGCTTTCTTACGGCTGACTATATCTCTCAAAAAGAAAATATTTCCATAAACAAGCTCAAGTTCAAGGCTTTGTGCGGCGAAATGAAAATCGGCAACACAAGAGCGCTTATTATGAAGCCGCAGACCTTTATGAATTTAAGCGGTGAAGCGGTCTCTGCCGCTGCCTCTTTTTATAAAATTCCGCCTGAAAAGGTGCTTGTTGTTTTTGACGATGTGGAGCTTGACGTTGGCAAAATGCGTATCAGAAGAAACGGAAGCGCAGGGGGTCATAACGGCATAAAAAGCATTATTTTAAATCTTAATTCAGACAATTTCCCCCGAGTAAAAATCGGCGTAGGCAAAAAGCCTTCTCCCGAATACGACTTGGCAAACTGGGTTTTGGGCAAAATCCCAAAGGCAGACCAAAAGGCGCTCTATGAGGTCATTGAAAAATCGGCTGATGCCGTAAAGCTTATTGTCGAAGGTGATATAAGCGGAGCTATGAATAAATTCAATTGA
- the pduL gene encoding phosphate propanoyltransferase yields MAREVMIETSARHIHISAADLEVLFGKGYELTNKKDLSQPGQYACEEKVTVEGPKGSLKMSILGPVRPATQVEISATDARSIGVKAPIRESGDVKGSAGAKIIGPCGSVEIEEGVIVAKRHIHLTPAEAEALNVSDKQIVYVKAETPDRTIVFGDVVVRVSEKFSAAMHIDTDEANAGSITPDIKGTIIDTL; encoded by the coding sequence ATGGCAAGAGAAGTAATGATAGAAACATCTGCAAGACACATTCACATATCTGCGGCTGATTTGGAGGTTTTATTCGGAAAGGGATATGAGCTTACAAATAAAAAGGACCTTTCACAGCCCGGTCAGTACGCTTGTGAAGAAAAGGTTACAGTTGAAGGACCTAAGGGCAGCCTTAAAATGTCAATTTTAGGACCTGTTCGTCCTGCTACACAGGTTGAAATTTCCGCTACAGATGCCCGTTCAATCGGCGTTAAGGCTCCTATCCGTGAGTCAGGTGACGTTAAGGGAAGCGCAGGCGCAAAAATAATCGGACCTTGCGGCAGCGTTGAAATCGAAGAGGGCGTTATCGTAGCTAAGAGACATATTCACTTAACACCTGCTGAGGCTGAGGCTCTTAACGTTTCTGACAAGCAAATTGTTTACGTTAAGGCTGAAACTCCCGACAGAACTATTGTTTTCGGCGACGTTGTTGTTCGTGTAAGCGAGAAATTCTCTGCTGCTATGCACATTGATACAGACGAAGCTAATGCAGGAAGCATAACTCCTGACATTAAGGGAACAATAATAGACACTTTATAA
- the nifS gene encoding cysteine desulfurase NifS, producing MLDRTVYVDNAATTKLDEAVLKDMLPYFTEIYGNPSSLHSTGVEALKVLTKAREDIAEALNCEAKEIYFTSGGTEADNWAVRGAAYARMKKGKHIITSAIEHHAVHHPLKILEKEGFEVTYLPVYENGIVRVEDVKRLIRDDTILVTIMLANNEIGTIQPIKEIAEITREKGILLHTDAVQAVGQIPVDIKDLNVDLMSFTAHKLYGPKGIGALFIRNGVVINRFMEGGAQERNRRAGTENIAGAVGFASAVKRAVASLEENSAKLTKMRDRLIKTVLTTIPYTRLNGDAEKRLPGNANFSIEYIEGESILLMLDLNKISASSGSACTSGSLDPSHVLLALGLSHEVAHGSLRISLGHNNTEEDIDYILEVLPKITKTLRNMSPLWEKVEKREN from the coding sequence TTGTTGGACAGAACAGTATATGTAGATAATGCGGCAACTACAAAGCTTGACGAAGCTGTACTTAAGGATATGCTTCCTTATTTCACAGAGATTTACGGAAATCCTTCAAGTCTTCACAGCACAGGCGTAGAAGCTTTAAAGGTGCTTACAAAGGCACGTGAGGATATTGCCGAAGCTTTAAACTGCGAAGCAAAGGAAATATATTTTACAAGCGGCGGAACAGAGGCTGATAACTGGGCAGTAAGAGGCGCAGCTTATGCAAGAATGAAAAAAGGTAAGCATATTATTACCAGCGCCATTGAGCACCATGCGGTGCATCACCCTCTTAAAATTCTTGAAAAAGAGGGCTTTGAGGTTACCTATCTGCCTGTTTATGAAAACGGAATAGTAAGAGTTGAGGATGTTAAAAGGCTTATCAGAGACGATACTATTTTAGTTACCATAATGCTTGCCAACAACGAAATAGGCACAATTCAGCCTATCAAGGAAATTGCTGAGATTACCCGTGAAAAAGGCATTTTACTGCATACAGACGCTGTGCAGGCTGTGGGACAGATACCTGTTGACATAAAGGATTTAAATGTTGACCTTATGTCCTTTACTGCTCATAAATTGTACGGTCCTAAGGGAATAGGCGCTTTGTTTATAAGAAACGGAGTAGTTATAAATCGCTTTATGGAGGGCGGCGCACAGGAGAGAAACCGCCGTGCAGGTACGGAAAACATAGCGGGCGCAGTAGGCTTTGCAAGTGCAGTTAAAAGGGCTGTTGCAAGCTTAGAGGAAAACTCCGCTAAGCTTACCAAAATGCGTGACCGTCTTATAAAAACCGTGCTTACCACCATTCCGTACACAAGACTCAACGGCGATGCTGAAAAAAGATTGCCGGGAAATGCGAACTTTTCCATTGAATATATAGAGGGCGAGTCTATTCTTCTTATGCTTGACCTCAATAAAATATCCGCCTCCTCGGGCTCTGCTTGTACCTCAGGCTCTCTTGACCCGTCTCACGTTTTGTTGGCGTTGGGGCTGTCTCACGAAGTGGCTCACGGCTCATTGAGAATTTCTTTGGGACACAATAACACCGAAGAGGACATAGATTATATATTAGAGGTCTTGCCGAAAATTACAAAGACCTTACGTAATATGTCGCCCTTATGGGAAAAGGTAGAAAAGAGGGAAAACTAA
- a CDS encoding helix-turn-helix transcriptional regulator, whose protein sequence is MTRKNINDEINNFINNIVYLRKKNGFSKKEMANILNISIYALNKIERGELPKKLSVKIVFNLQKHFKISPERQFEKIE, encoded by the coding sequence ATGACAAGAAAAAATATAAATGATGAAATAAATAATTTTATAAATAATATTGTATATTTAAGAAAAAAGAATGGTTTTTCAAAAAAAGAGATGGCAAATATTTTAAATATTAGTATTTATGCATTGAACAAGATAGAAAGGGGAGAACTTCCCAAAAAATTAAGCGTTAAGATTGTCTTCAATTTGCAAAAGCATTTCAAAATATCACCTGAAAGGCAATTCGAAAAAATAGAATAA
- a CDS encoding HAD family hydrolase: MKMSQIKAAIFDLDGTLINSLTDIALSMNKALEKLGYPTHEVQKYIDFIGSGAKHLAACAIEESKRQDDKEVEKLLGIYKEIYAKAYLDNTVAYEGIEDMLKTLSKDIPVCVLSNKPNQDTKELVEIIFKDISFKYVYGQREGIPKKPDPFVVLQIAKELDLKPQEIMYVGDSGVDMQTGTRAEAVTVGVLWGFRGREELLENGAQHLVSSPEEIVNIYKQ; the protein is encoded by the coding sequence ATGAAAATGAGTCAGATTAAAGCGGCGATTTTCGATTTGGACGGAACACTCATAAATTCTCTGACAGATATTGCTCTTTCTATGAATAAAGCTCTTGAAAAATTGGGATATCCCACGCACGAGGTACAAAAATACATAGATTTTATAGGCTCGGGGGCAAAGCATCTTGCCGCTTGTGCAATAGAGGAAAGCAAAAGACAGGACGATAAAGAGGTTGAAAAGCTTTTAGGTATTTATAAAGAGATATACGCAAAAGCTTATCTTGACAATACTGTTGCCTATGAGGGAATAGAGGATATGCTTAAGACGCTTAGTAAGGATATCCCCGTTTGTGTGCTTTCAAATAAACCAAATCAAGACACCAAAGAATTGGTTGAAATTATTTTTAAGGATATAAGCTTTAAATATGTTTACGGTCAAAGAGAGGGTATTCCCAAAAAGCCCGACCCCTTTGTTGTTTTGCAGATTGCAAAGGAGCTTGATTTAAAGCCCCAAGAAATTATGTATGTGGGCGATTCGGGTGTCGATATGCAGACAGGCACAAGAGCAGAGGCTGTAACTGTAGGCGTGCTTTGGGGCTTCAGGGGCCGTGAAGAGCTTTTGGAAAACGGCGCACAGCATTTAGTAAGCAGTCCCGAAGAAATAGTCAATATATATAAACAATAA